From Phragmites australis chromosome 5, lpPhrAust1.1, whole genome shotgun sequence, a single genomic window includes:
- the LOC133918400 gene encoding DExH-box ATP-dependent RNA helicase DExH11 isoform X1, whose amino-acid sequence MDGPATTSPASEVPFRITFSGHGGHLRLDPTPHPPSPIPDFVLPPAYPPGSPSSVKEYLEANYLNPELYLPTAADGARVWDVDWFDLSRPPLEPSAPRTMLAPAWEPPFRRGRRPSESHVWDPESVQMEMSEVFDLENGGVAPRMPGPAKDFVRGSVNSRPFRPGGLQGDAAEAAAMQKAFPEGAQNGDWVHELMSGGPAQVAPPGFRKGLELGQLKEYKSHWKCFRDGELVEEQPASSSNDTMEKYSVQFDDLFKIAWEEDAVNKVLQEGDVQQSAKDEGTNAFCFQLVEVDEQKVDALKDASGTITKLDGEKQEVDAARDVSETETDLDQMLLSEVQDTRRESGGSVDDKTTQDGKVWALVGGDEDIVTNFYKLVPDMAIEFPFELDKFQKEAIYYLEKGESVFVAAHTSAGKTVVAEYAFALATKHCTRAVYTAPIKTISNQKYRDFCGKFDVGLLTGDVSIRPEATCLIMTTEILRSMLYRGADIIRDIEWVIFDEVHYINDAERGVVWEEVIIMLPKHINIVLLSATVPNTVEFADWIGRTKQKKIRVTSTNKRPVPLEHCLFYSGEVYKICERDTFITQGFREAKDAFKKKNSNKLGVKPGPKSGTPAVRAGIQGRNPDASNRGRDQKYPKHHNANSGAAAVQQSSSGPKRSESSFWMPLVNNLLKKSLVPVVIFCFSKNRCDKSADSMFGSDLTSNSEKSEIRVFCDKAFSRLKGSDRNLPQVVGIQSLLRRGIGVHHAGLLPIVKEVVEMLFCHGVIKVLFSTETFAMGVNAPARTVVFDSLRKFDGKEHRKLLPGEYIQMAGRAGRRGLDNIGTVIIMCRDEIPEESDLKNLIVGKPTRLESQFRLTYTMILHLLRVEELKVEDMLKRSFAEFHAQKNLPEKEKLLMQMLCQPTKTIECIKGEPSIEEYYEMALQAEAHREFITEAIMQSPNSQQFLSPGRLVVVKSESDDDHLLGVVLKNQHAALRRYIVLVLTGDCISSALAPGSFNQIEKEPGDFQQGHFIIPKGKRGMDDEYFSSVSTRKVSGVINIKLPYKGDASGMGFEVRAIENKEIMSICTGKIKIDQVRLLEEPSKTAYSKTVQQLIKEQPDGTKYPPALDAIKDLKMKDMYLVESYHAYHRLLQKMSGNKCHGCIKLKEHISLMREQKKYKDQMNELKYEMSDEALQQMPEFQGRIDVLKVIHYIDSDLVVQLKGRVACEMNSGEELISTECLFENQLDDLEPEEAVAIMSALVFQQRNASEPSLTPKLAEAKKRLYDTAIRLGKLQAEFKVPVDPEEYARDNLKFGLVEVVYEWAKGTPFADICELTDVSEGLIVRTIVRLDETCREFRNAASIMGNSALYKKMEIASNAIKRDIVFAASLYVTGI is encoded by the exons ATGGACGGCCCTGCCACCACCTCGCCGGCGAGCGAGGTGCCGTTCCGCATCACCTTCTCCGGCCACGGCGGCCACCTCCGCCTCGACCCTACGCCGCACCCGCCCAGCCCTATTCCCGACTTCGTCCTG CCGCCGGCCTACCCTCCGGGGAGCCCGAGCAGCGTGAAGGAGTACCTCGAGGCCAACTACCTCAACCCTGAGCTCTACCTCCCCACCGCGGCAGATGGCGCCAGGGTGTGGGACGTGGACTGGTTCGACCTGTCCAGGCCGCCGCTGGAGCCCTCAGCCCCGCGCACCATGCTCGCGCCCGCCTGGGAGCCGCCTTTCCGGCGCGGCCGGCGGCCTTCGGAGTCACATGTGTGGGACCCTGAGTCCGTGCAGATGGAGATGAGCGAGGTGTTCGATTTGGAGAACGGGGGTGTGGCGCCGCGGATGCCTGGTCCGGCGAAGGATTTCGTCAGGGGGAGCGTGAACAGCAGGCCGTTTCGCCCGGGTGGTCTGCAAGGTGACGCTGCCGAGGCGGCTGCGATGCAGAAGGCGTTCCCGGAAGGTGCGCAGAATGGTGATTGGGTGCATGAGCTTATGAGCGGTGGTCCAGCGCAGGTTGCTCCTCCGGGATTCCGCAAGGGATTGGAGTTGGGTCAATTGAAG GAGTATAAAAGCCACTGGAAGTGTTTCCGAGATGGAGAACTTGTAGAGGAGCAACCTGCATCTTCATCAAATGACACAATG GAAAAATACTCGGTGCAGTTTGATGATCTTTTCAAGATAGCTTGGGAGGAAGATGCTGTCAACAAGGTGTTGCAGGAGGGTGATGTTCAACAATCGGCTAAAGATGAGGGAACCAATG CTTTTTGTTTCCAATTGGTAGAAGTTGATGAACAAAAAGTTGATGCATTGAAAGACGCTTCTGGGACTATAACAAAGCTAGATGGTGAGAAACAAGAAGTTGATGCCGCAAGAGATGTTTCCGAAACTGAAACAGACTTGGACCAAATGTTATTGTCTGAAGTGCAAGATACTCGCAGAGAATCAGGTGGATCTGTTGATGACAAAACGACACAGGATGGCAAG GTTTGGGCACTTGTTGGCGGGGACGAAGACATTGTGACTAACTTCTACAAACTCGTTCCCGATATGGCCATTGAGTTTCCATTTGAATTAGATAAGTTCCAGAAGGAG GCTATATATTATCTTGAGAAGGGTGAATCAGTCTTCGTGGCAGCCCATACTTCAGCAGGAAAGACAGTTGTTGCAGAGTATGCATTCGCTTTAGCAACAAAA CATTGCACCAGGGCTGTCTATACTGCTCCTATTAAAACTATCAGCAACCAGAAATACCGAGATTTCTGTGGGAAGTTTGATGTGGGACTTCTGACAGGAGATGTCAGCATCAGGCCAGAGGCAACTTGCTTAATTATGACAACTGAAATATTGCGCTCAATGCTTTACAGAGGTGCGGACATTATACGTGATATCGAATGG GTAATCTTCGATGAAGTGCATTATATAAATGACGCCGAAAGAGGTGTAGTTTGGGAGGAAGTTATTATAATGCTCCCGAAGCACATTAACATTGTTCTTCTTTCGGCAACG GTCCCAAATACCGTTGAATTTGCTGACTGGATTGGTCGAACAAAGCAGAAGAAAATTCGTGTCACATC GACCAACAAAAGGCCTGTTCCTCTTGAGCATTGCTTGTTCTACTCTGGAGAGGTGTACAAAATATGCGAGAGGGACACCTTTATTACTCAAGGATTTAGAGAAGCAAAAGATgctttcaaaaagaaaaattcgAACAAGCTTGGAGTGAAACCTGGTCCAAAATCAGGAACCCCTGCAGTACGTGCTGGAATTCAAGGCAGAAATCCAGATGCATCTAACAGGGGAAGAGATCAGAAATACCCAAAGCACCACAATGCCAATTCAGGAGCAGCAGCAGTTCAACAAAGTTCCTCAGGGCCAAAGAGATCAGAGTCTTCATTTTGGATGCCACTTGTAAATAACCTTCTGAAGAAATCCCTTGTGCCT GTGgtgattttttgtttctcaaagaACCGCTGTGATAAATCAGCAGATAGCATGTTTGGCTCTGATCTCACCAGTAATTCGGAGAAAAGTGAAATCCGTGTCTTCTGTGACAAGGCCTTCTCACGCCTTAAAGGATCTGATAGGAACCTTCCACAG GTTGTAGGGATACAAAGCCTTCTGCGAAGAGGAATTGGAGTGCACCATGCTGGGCTTCTCCCTATTGTGAAGGAAGTAGTTGAGATGCTATTCTGTCATGGTGTGATCAAG GTACTGTTTTCCACGGAGACATTTGCAATGGGTGTTAATGCACCAGCAAGAACG GTTGTGTTTGATTCTTTAAGAAAGTTCGATGGAAAAGAACACCGAAAATTGCTTCCAGGAGAGTATATTCAAATGGCTGGACGAGCTGGCAGGAGAGGACTTGATAACATTGGCACAGTGATCATTATGTGTCGTGATGAAATTCCTGAAGAAAGTGATTTGAAAAATTTGATTGTTGGAAAACCAACTCGATTGGAATCTCAATTTCGATTAACATACACTATGATACTACATCTTCTACGTGTGGAGGAACTGAAG GTTGAGGATATGCTGAAGAGAAGTTTTGCCGAATTCCATGCACAAAAGAATTTGCCTGAGAAGGAAAAGCTACTTATGCAAATGCTTTGTCAACCTACAAAGACAATAGA GTGCATAAAAGGAGAGCCTTCTATCGAAGAATACTACGAGATGGCTTTACAAGCTGAGGCACATAGGGAATTTATCACAGAGGCAATTATGCAGTCACCCAATTCTCAACAGTTTCTTTCGCCTGGAAGACTGGTGGTTGTTAAATCTGAATCA GATGATGATCATTTGCTTGGCGTAGTACTGAAAAATCAACATGCAGCACTAAGGCGATACATTGTTCTTGTACTGACCGGTGATTGCATTTCATCTGCACTAGCCCCTGGTTCGTTCAATCAAATTGAAAAGGAACCTGGGGATTTTCAACAAGGACACTTTATTATCCCGAAAGGAAAACGTGGCATGGACGACGAATATTTCTCTTCTGTCAGCACACGAAAAGTTTCAGGTGTTATCAATATCAAGCTACCATACAAGGGGGATGCATCTGGAATGGGTTTTGAAGTAAGAGCAATAGAGAACAAAGAGATAATGAGTATATGCACTGGCAAAATAAAGATTGATCAAGTCAGACTCCTCGAGGAGCCTAGCAAAACTGCTTACTCTAAAACTGTCCAACAGCTTATAAAAGAGCAACCGGATGGAACTAAGTATCCTCCTGCTTTAGATGCAATAAAAG ATCTAAAAATGAAAGACATGTATCTTGTTGAAAGCTACCATGCATATCACAGACTACTGCAAAAAATGTCTGGAAACAAGTGCCATGGTTGTATAAAGCTAAAGGAGCATATATCATTGATGAGGGAGCAAAAGAAGTACAAGGATCAGATGaatgaattgaaatatgaaaTGTCAGATGAGGCGCTTCAACAGATGCCAGAGTTTCAAGGCAGA ATTGATGTACTGAAGGTGATCCACTATATTGATTCTGATCTGGTTGTGCAACTCAAGGGTCGAGTAGCCTGTGAAATGAACTCTGGTGAGGAGTTAATATCAACAGAATGTCTGTTTGAGAATCAATTGGATGACCTCGAACCTGAAGAAGCCGTGGCTATTATGTCTGCATTAGTTTTCCAACAGCGGAATGCATCAGAACCATCTCTTACGCCAAAATTGGCTGAAGCCAAAAAGAG GCTCTACGATACAGCAATCAGATTAGGAAAGCTACAAGCAGAGTTCAAGGTGCCTGTGGATCCGGAGGAGTATGCACGTGATAATCTCAAGTTTGGCCTTGTTGAGGTTGTCTACGAGTGGGCGAAG GGAACACCTTTCGCGGACATATGTGAGCTGACGGATGTATCTGAAGGGCTCATTGTAAGAACAATCGTTCGGTTGGATGAAACATGCAGAGAATTCAGGAATGCAGCTTCCATAATGGGGAACTCTGCGTTGTACAAGAAGATGGAGATTGCGTCTAATGCTATTAAGCGTGACATTGTGTTTGCGGCAAGCCTGTATGTCACAGGAATTTGA
- the LOC133918400 gene encoding DExH-box ATP-dependent RNA helicase DExH11 isoform X3, which yields MDGPATTSPASEVPFRITFSGHGGHLRLDPTPHPPSPIPDFVLPPAYPPGSPSSVKEYLEANYLNPELYLPTAADGARVWDVDWFDLSRPPLEPSAPRTMLAPAWEPPFRRGRRPSESHVWDPESVQMEMSEVFDLENGGVAPRMPGPAKDFVRGSVNSRPFRPGGLQGDAAEAAAMQKAFPEGAQNGDWVHELMSGGPAQVAPPGFRKGLELGQLKEYKSHWKCFRDGELVEEQPASSSNDTMEKYSVQFDDLFKIAWEEDAVNKVLQEGDVQQSAKDEGTNVDEQKVDALKDASGTITKLDGEKQEVDAARDVSETETDLDQMLLSEVQDTRRESGGSVDDKTTQDGKVWALVGGDEDIVTNFYKLVPDMAIEFPFELDKFQKEAIYYLEKGESVFVAAHTSAGKTVVAEYAFALATKHCTRAVYTAPIKTISNQKYRDFCGKFDVGLLTGDVSIRPEATCLIMTTEILRSMLYRGADIIRDIEWVIFDEVHYINDAERGVVWEEVIIMLPKHINIVLLSATVPNTVEFADWIGRTKQKKIRVTSTNKRPVPLEHCLFYSGEVYKICERDTFITQGFREAKDAFKKKNSNKLGVKPGPKSGTPAVRAGIQGRNPDASNRGRDQKYPKHHNANSGAAAVQQSSSGPKRSESSFWMPLVNNLLKKSLVPVVIFCFSKNRCDKSADSMFGSDLTSNSEKSEIRVFCDKAFSRLKGSDRNLPQVVGIQSLLRRGIGVHHAGLLPIVKEVVEMLFCHGVIKVLFSTETFAMGVNAPARTVVFDSLRKFDGKEHRKLLPGEYIQMAGRAGRRGLDNIGTVIIMCRDEIPEESDLKNLIVGKPTRLESQFRLTYTMILHLLRVEELKVEDMLKRSFAEFHAQKNLPEKEKLLMQMLCQPTKTIECIKGEPSIEEYYEMALQAEAHREFITEAIMQSPNSQQFLSPGRLVVVKSESDDDHLLGVVLKNQHAALRRYIVLVLTGDCISSALAPGSFNQIEKEPGDFQQGHFIIPKGKRGMDDEYFSSVSTRKVSGVINIKLPYKGDASGMGFEVRAIENKEIMSICTGKIKIDQVRLLEEPSKTAYSKTVQQLIKEQPDGTKYPPALDAIKDLKMKDMYLVESYHAYHRLLQKMSGNKCHGCIKLKEHISLMREQKKYKDQMNELKYEMSDEALQQMPEFQGRIDVLKVIHYIDSDLVVQLKGRVACEMNSGEELISTECLFENQLDDLEPEEAVAIMSALVFQQRNASEPSLTPKLAEAKKRLYDTAIRLGKLQAEFKVPVDPEEYARDNLKFGLVEVVYEWAKGTPFADICELTDVSEGLIVRTIVRLDETCREFRNAASIMGNSALYKKMEIASNAIKRDIVFAASLYVTGI from the exons ATGGACGGCCCTGCCACCACCTCGCCGGCGAGCGAGGTGCCGTTCCGCATCACCTTCTCCGGCCACGGCGGCCACCTCCGCCTCGACCCTACGCCGCACCCGCCCAGCCCTATTCCCGACTTCGTCCTG CCGCCGGCCTACCCTCCGGGGAGCCCGAGCAGCGTGAAGGAGTACCTCGAGGCCAACTACCTCAACCCTGAGCTCTACCTCCCCACCGCGGCAGATGGCGCCAGGGTGTGGGACGTGGACTGGTTCGACCTGTCCAGGCCGCCGCTGGAGCCCTCAGCCCCGCGCACCATGCTCGCGCCCGCCTGGGAGCCGCCTTTCCGGCGCGGCCGGCGGCCTTCGGAGTCACATGTGTGGGACCCTGAGTCCGTGCAGATGGAGATGAGCGAGGTGTTCGATTTGGAGAACGGGGGTGTGGCGCCGCGGATGCCTGGTCCGGCGAAGGATTTCGTCAGGGGGAGCGTGAACAGCAGGCCGTTTCGCCCGGGTGGTCTGCAAGGTGACGCTGCCGAGGCGGCTGCGATGCAGAAGGCGTTCCCGGAAGGTGCGCAGAATGGTGATTGGGTGCATGAGCTTATGAGCGGTGGTCCAGCGCAGGTTGCTCCTCCGGGATTCCGCAAGGGATTGGAGTTGGGTCAATTGAAG GAGTATAAAAGCCACTGGAAGTGTTTCCGAGATGGAGAACTTGTAGAGGAGCAACCTGCATCTTCATCAAATGACACAATG GAAAAATACTCGGTGCAGTTTGATGATCTTTTCAAGATAGCTTGGGAGGAAGATGCTGTCAACAAGGTGTTGCAGGAGGGTGATGTTCAACAATCGGCTAAAGATGAGGGAACCAATG TTGATGAACAAAAAGTTGATGCATTGAAAGACGCTTCTGGGACTATAACAAAGCTAGATGGTGAGAAACAAGAAGTTGATGCCGCAAGAGATGTTTCCGAAACTGAAACAGACTTGGACCAAATGTTATTGTCTGAAGTGCAAGATACTCGCAGAGAATCAGGTGGATCTGTTGATGACAAAACGACACAGGATGGCAAG GTTTGGGCACTTGTTGGCGGGGACGAAGACATTGTGACTAACTTCTACAAACTCGTTCCCGATATGGCCATTGAGTTTCCATTTGAATTAGATAAGTTCCAGAAGGAG GCTATATATTATCTTGAGAAGGGTGAATCAGTCTTCGTGGCAGCCCATACTTCAGCAGGAAAGACAGTTGTTGCAGAGTATGCATTCGCTTTAGCAACAAAA CATTGCACCAGGGCTGTCTATACTGCTCCTATTAAAACTATCAGCAACCAGAAATACCGAGATTTCTGTGGGAAGTTTGATGTGGGACTTCTGACAGGAGATGTCAGCATCAGGCCAGAGGCAACTTGCTTAATTATGACAACTGAAATATTGCGCTCAATGCTTTACAGAGGTGCGGACATTATACGTGATATCGAATGG GTAATCTTCGATGAAGTGCATTATATAAATGACGCCGAAAGAGGTGTAGTTTGGGAGGAAGTTATTATAATGCTCCCGAAGCACATTAACATTGTTCTTCTTTCGGCAACG GTCCCAAATACCGTTGAATTTGCTGACTGGATTGGTCGAACAAAGCAGAAGAAAATTCGTGTCACATC GACCAACAAAAGGCCTGTTCCTCTTGAGCATTGCTTGTTCTACTCTGGAGAGGTGTACAAAATATGCGAGAGGGACACCTTTATTACTCAAGGATTTAGAGAAGCAAAAGATgctttcaaaaagaaaaattcgAACAAGCTTGGAGTGAAACCTGGTCCAAAATCAGGAACCCCTGCAGTACGTGCTGGAATTCAAGGCAGAAATCCAGATGCATCTAACAGGGGAAGAGATCAGAAATACCCAAAGCACCACAATGCCAATTCAGGAGCAGCAGCAGTTCAACAAAGTTCCTCAGGGCCAAAGAGATCAGAGTCTTCATTTTGGATGCCACTTGTAAATAACCTTCTGAAGAAATCCCTTGTGCCT GTGgtgattttttgtttctcaaagaACCGCTGTGATAAATCAGCAGATAGCATGTTTGGCTCTGATCTCACCAGTAATTCGGAGAAAAGTGAAATCCGTGTCTTCTGTGACAAGGCCTTCTCACGCCTTAAAGGATCTGATAGGAACCTTCCACAG GTTGTAGGGATACAAAGCCTTCTGCGAAGAGGAATTGGAGTGCACCATGCTGGGCTTCTCCCTATTGTGAAGGAAGTAGTTGAGATGCTATTCTGTCATGGTGTGATCAAG GTACTGTTTTCCACGGAGACATTTGCAATGGGTGTTAATGCACCAGCAAGAACG GTTGTGTTTGATTCTTTAAGAAAGTTCGATGGAAAAGAACACCGAAAATTGCTTCCAGGAGAGTATATTCAAATGGCTGGACGAGCTGGCAGGAGAGGACTTGATAACATTGGCACAGTGATCATTATGTGTCGTGATGAAATTCCTGAAGAAAGTGATTTGAAAAATTTGATTGTTGGAAAACCAACTCGATTGGAATCTCAATTTCGATTAACATACACTATGATACTACATCTTCTACGTGTGGAGGAACTGAAG GTTGAGGATATGCTGAAGAGAAGTTTTGCCGAATTCCATGCACAAAAGAATTTGCCTGAGAAGGAAAAGCTACTTATGCAAATGCTTTGTCAACCTACAAAGACAATAGA GTGCATAAAAGGAGAGCCTTCTATCGAAGAATACTACGAGATGGCTTTACAAGCTGAGGCACATAGGGAATTTATCACAGAGGCAATTATGCAGTCACCCAATTCTCAACAGTTTCTTTCGCCTGGAAGACTGGTGGTTGTTAAATCTGAATCA GATGATGATCATTTGCTTGGCGTAGTACTGAAAAATCAACATGCAGCACTAAGGCGATACATTGTTCTTGTACTGACCGGTGATTGCATTTCATCTGCACTAGCCCCTGGTTCGTTCAATCAAATTGAAAAGGAACCTGGGGATTTTCAACAAGGACACTTTATTATCCCGAAAGGAAAACGTGGCATGGACGACGAATATTTCTCTTCTGTCAGCACACGAAAAGTTTCAGGTGTTATCAATATCAAGCTACCATACAAGGGGGATGCATCTGGAATGGGTTTTGAAGTAAGAGCAATAGAGAACAAAGAGATAATGAGTATATGCACTGGCAAAATAAAGATTGATCAAGTCAGACTCCTCGAGGAGCCTAGCAAAACTGCTTACTCTAAAACTGTCCAACAGCTTATAAAAGAGCAACCGGATGGAACTAAGTATCCTCCTGCTTTAGATGCAATAAAAG ATCTAAAAATGAAAGACATGTATCTTGTTGAAAGCTACCATGCATATCACAGACTACTGCAAAAAATGTCTGGAAACAAGTGCCATGGTTGTATAAAGCTAAAGGAGCATATATCATTGATGAGGGAGCAAAAGAAGTACAAGGATCAGATGaatgaattgaaatatgaaaTGTCAGATGAGGCGCTTCAACAGATGCCAGAGTTTCAAGGCAGA ATTGATGTACTGAAGGTGATCCACTATATTGATTCTGATCTGGTTGTGCAACTCAAGGGTCGAGTAGCCTGTGAAATGAACTCTGGTGAGGAGTTAATATCAACAGAATGTCTGTTTGAGAATCAATTGGATGACCTCGAACCTGAAGAAGCCGTGGCTATTATGTCTGCATTAGTTTTCCAACAGCGGAATGCATCAGAACCATCTCTTACGCCAAAATTGGCTGAAGCCAAAAAGAG GCTCTACGATACAGCAATCAGATTAGGAAAGCTACAAGCAGAGTTCAAGGTGCCTGTGGATCCGGAGGAGTATGCACGTGATAATCTCAAGTTTGGCCTTGTTGAGGTTGTCTACGAGTGGGCGAAG GGAACACCTTTCGCGGACATATGTGAGCTGACGGATGTATCTGAAGGGCTCATTGTAAGAACAATCGTTCGGTTGGATGAAACATGCAGAGAATTCAGGAATGCAGCTTCCATAATGGGGAACTCTGCGTTGTACAAGAAGATGGAGATTGCGTCTAATGCTATTAAGCGTGACATTGTGTTTGCGGCAAGCCTGTATGTCACAGGAATTTGA